From Anopheles funestus chromosome 3RL, idAnoFuneDA-416_04, whole genome shotgun sequence, a single genomic window includes:
- the LOC125768103 gene encoding ATP-dependent RNA helicase DDX42: MNRNRGNFSFQMRRNRTIQPQNNTKDQSRNYSLNAVPPPSSLCGRSSGVPPPKSFNQGPGISKHGYHTIESMHQFASPSQYSVGKRRGRTEDEYFDEEDEPVGQHLEYIPAPGSPSAVDTSAKANNSSDEEEDPLDAFMAGIEEQVKIENKKIPQPHVDPKKGTRGDIDDEDDEESYYRYMQENPHAGLMDEGSDAELEYDEDGNPVPPPRRRDIDPLPAIDHSEIEYAKFEKNFYIPHEDIVNLSGAKIQELRQTLGVKVSGPMPPHPVTSFAHFGFDESLMKAIRKSEYSTPTPIQAQAIPAALSGRDIIGIAKTGSGKTAAFLWPMLVHIMDQRELGPGDGPIGLILAPTRELSLQIYSEAKKFGKVYNISICCCYGGGSKWEQSKALEQGAEIVVATPGRMIDMVKIKATNLQRVTYLVLDEADKMFNMGFEPQVRSICNHIRPDRQTLLFSATFKKRVEKLARDVLTDPVRIIHGDLGEANSDVTQHIVILPNVPSKWSWLLTNLVQMLSEGSVLIFVTKKADAEQVANNLRLKENDVVLLHGDMDQSERNSVITRFKRRDVDIMVATDVAARGLDIPHIRTVINYDIARDIDTHTHRIGRTGRAGEKGTAYTLITDKDKEFSGHLVRNLEGANQEVPEDLMKLAMQSSWFRNSRFKQVNKGKNLNVGGAGLGFRQRAVHRGPMGRSLNPAPVSEDVESSEPTPGSSKGPATDRLSAMRETFRAHYNAQFKASSDRTWEKTVPEGGVFVKPTLSRSEPTGEVESYEQTEDNSTQNDMVPRKKKSRWN; the protein is encoded by the exons ATGAACCGAAATCGAGGAAATTTTAGTTTTCAGATGCGTCGTAATCGAACAATACAGCCGCAAAATAATACAAAGGACCAAAGCCGCAACTATTCCCTTAACGCTGTTCCCCCACCTAGTTCTTTATGCGGAAGATCATCAGGAGTACCTCCGCCTAAGTCGTTCAATCAAGGTCCAGGCATTTCAAAACATGGTTATCATACAATAGAATCCATGCATCAGTTTGCGAGCCCCTCTCAATATTCGGTAGGAAAACGCCGAGGCAGAACTGAAGACGA GTATTTTGACGAGGAAGATGAACCTGTCGGACAGCATTTAGAATATATACCGGCACCTGGTTCTCCATCGGCAGTCGATACAAGC gCAAAGGCCAATAATTCATCCGACGAAGAGGAAGATCCGCTAGACGCATTTATGGCTGGCATCGAAGAACaagtgaaaatagaaaataagaaaattccTCAACCACATGTGGACCCTAAGAAAGGTACCCGCGGAGACATTgacgatgaagatgacgaGGAAAGCTATTATCG CTACATGCAAGAAAATCCTCATGCCGGTTTAATGGATGAAGGATCCGACGCTGAACTGGAATACGATGAAGATGGTAATCCAGTGCCTCCCCCCAGACGCAGGGATATTGATCCCTTGCCCGCCATTGATCACTCGGAGATTGAATATGcgaagtttgaaaaaaatttctacatCCCTCACGAAGATATTGTCAATCTCTCGGGTGCCAAGATACAGGAACTTCGCCAAACGCTTGGTGTTAAAGTAAGCGGCCCAATGCCACCACACCCTGTCACGAGTTTTGCCCACTTCGGATTTGATGAATCTTTGATGAAAGCAATTCGGAAATCGGAGTACAGCACACCGACACCAATACAGGCTCAAGCGATTCCAGCTGCATTAAGTGGAAGGGATATCATTGGTATAGCAAAAACTGGCAGTGGTAAAACAGCTGCTTTTCTGTGGCCGATGCTTGTACACATTATGGATCAACGTGAATTAGGTCCCGGAGATGGTCCTATAGGGTTGATTTTGGCACCGACGCGAGAACTGTCACTGCAAATCTACAGTGAAGCAAAGAAGTTCGGAAAGGTGTACAACATAAGTATTTGTTGCTGCTACGGTGGAGGTTCCAAATGGGAACAGAGTAAAGCACTCGAACAAGGAGCGGAGATAGTAGTTGCTACGCCGGGTCGCATGATAgatatggtaaaaataaaagcaaccaATCTTCAAAGAGTAACGTATCTGGTGTTGGACGAAGCTGATAAAATGTTCAACATGGGCTTTGAACCGCAGGTTCGTTCAATTTGCAACCATATTCGCCCAGATCGACAGACACTGTTGTTCAGTGCTACCTTCAAAAAACGAGTGGAAAAACTTGCTCGTGATGTTTTGACGGATCCGGTGCGCATTATTCATGGCGACTTAGGAGAAGCAAACTCTGACGTGACGCAGCATATCGTTATATTACCCAATGTACCAAGCAAGTGGAGCTGGTTATTAACCAATCTGGTGCAGATGCTTTCTGAGGGTAGCGTATTGATATTCGTTACGAAAAAAGCCGACGCTGAGCAAGTAGCCAACAATTTACGACTTAAAGAGAACGATGTCGTCTTACTACATGGAGATATGGACCAGTCGGAACGTAACTCTGTCATCACTCGGTTTAAGCGAAGAGATGTGGATATAATGGTAGCTACCGACGTTGCAGCTCGTGGTCTCGACATTCCACACATTCGAACCGTGATCAATTACGATATTGCACGAGATATCGATACTCATACCCATCGTATTGGTCGTACGGGACGCGCTGGGGAGAAAGGTACGGCCTATACATTAATTACGGACAAGGATAAAGAATTTTCTGGCCATCTAGTGCGTAATCTTGAAGGAGCAAACCAAGAAGTACCAGAAGATTTGATGAAACTGGCCATGCAAAGCTCCTGGTTTCGGAATAGCCGATTTAAACAAGTGAATAAAGGTAAGAATTTAAATGTGGGTGGAGCAGGATTAGGATTCCGCCAACGAGCAGTTCATCGTGGTCCGATGGGTCGTTCTTTGAATCCTGCCCCGGTATCGGAAGATGTCGAATCTTCTGAACCTACTCCAGGATCTTCGAAGGGTCCAGCAACCGATCGTTTGTCTGCAATGCGGGAAACATTTCGCGCACATTACAACGCACAGTTTAAAGCATCGAGCGATAGAACATGGGAGAAAACAGTACCGGAGGGTGGGGTATTCGTTAAACCAACGCTTTCACGATCTGAACCGACAGGTGAAGTTGAATCATACGAACAAACAGAAGACAATTCAACCCAAAACGATATGGTtccacgaaagaaaaaaagcagatgGAATTAG
- the LOC125768112 gene encoding COP9 signalosome complex subunit 9 — protein sequence MKPIVVADEMFPEGPGPFMDLEEAGGSSGLLMDLAANEKDVHADFFNEFEDLFDEDEEAQM from the exons ATGAAGCCGATTGTAGTTGCCGATGAAATGTTCCCAGAAGGTCCAGGACCGTTTATGGACCTTGAAGAG GCAGGGGGATCGTCGGGCTTGCTAATGGATCTAGCGGCGAACGAGAAAGATGTACAtgctgatttttttaatg AATTTGAAGATTTATTCGATGAAGACGAAGAGGCACAAATGTAG